The Microbulbifer sp. TB1203 nucleotide sequence TCACCCGGTTGGACATGGACATCGCCAGTTGCTTGGCCATGGCCACTGCGCGGGGGCCATTGGCGGCAATGGTGTCCGCGAGATTTTGCACGGTGGAGTCCAGTTCATTCTCGGCGCAGACTTCCGATACCAGGCCGATCTCCCGCGCGCGTTCGGCGGAAAAGCGTTCCGCGGTGACAAAGTAGCGCCGCGCCTGGCGGGTGCCGACGGCGTTGATCACGTAGGGACTGATCGTGGCCGGCAGCAGGCCGATTTTCACCTCGGACAGGCAGAAACTGGCGCGCTCGCTCGCCACGGCAATATCGCAACAGCTCACCAGGCCCACACCGCCGCCGAAAGCGGCGCCCTGTATCCGCGCGATGGTGGGCGCGGGAAAGGTGTCCAGTTTATGCAGCATCGCGGCCAGGGCGGCGGCGTCGCGGCGGTTTTCCTCTTCGGAATAGTCCGCCATCCGCTTCATCCAGTTCAGGTCGCCGCCGGCGGAAAAGCTCTTGCCGTTCGCCGCCAGTACCAGGGC carries:
- a CDS encoding enoyl-CoA hydratase/isomerase family protein, producing MSDKLLTEIDERGIATVTLNRPELHNAFDDELIRELGETFDRLSQNPVIRALVLAANGKSFSAGGDLNWMKRMADYSEEENRRDAAALAAMLHKLDTFPAPTIARIQGAAFGGGVGLVSCCDIAVASERASFCLSEVKIGLLPATISPYVINAVGTRQARRYFVTAERFSAERAREIGLVSEVCAENELDSTVQNLADTIAANGPRAVAMAKQLAMSMSNRVINEELQGQTSALIAAVRVSPEGQEGLGAFLEKRAPNWQIKKQ